A segment of the Dermacentor andersoni chromosome 5, qqDerAnde1_hic_scaffold, whole genome shotgun sequence genome:
ACCCAGCCGCCGTGGCCGCCCTAACGACGTGCAGCGGCATCTCGCGGAAGCTCGTGAGAGTCAGCACGATGCAGACGACGAAGAATGCGCCGACGATGCCGAACACGGTCTTGACGTGCCCGCCAAGACTGGCTCCGACCGCCGTGCTTTCCCAGTCGATGCCTCCCATGATGTAGCCGACAGCGCCAGAGAGGCCCGACAGAACGGTGAACATGGACAGCGCCCGCGCGTGGTCCGGCACGATTGTGACGTCGAGGACGTAGCTCCTGGCCGGCGATTGGCACGCGTCGCAGCACATGTCCAAAAATACGAAGCCCGCGATGGTGAACGCGATGCCCCGGCCGTGCGTGGACCAGCCGTGGTTTGGGTCATTCCCGGCAGTCGAGTTGTTCGAAGGCAAAGAAGGAACGTTCGTAGAGTTCCTGGAAAaaggtaggaaaaaaaaaaaacgcatttagCGGTTATTTCATAGACGATCGCCTGTTGCATTCTACCGCAGTATCACCATTTTGAAGCGTTGCTTGAGGCCACTTTATTGAAAGACATCGGCGTGGTTCGGTATAATTCAGCATTTTCGAGCATAAATAGGCAATTCATGCACCCTTGAATAAGTTAATGGTCACTCGAAGTTCAATTAATTAACGCAATCCAACTGCTCATGGAATACCTTGCCGCGTCTTGCACTTCCAAAAATGACTTGGTCTGTCCCTATTGAAATACACATGAAACGCTATATTTCCCAAGTCAGCACAAGTTGATTTGAAATAAACTTGTTGCGTGTAAGATAAAATGTCCGGTTATGGGACTATTCGGAGTGTTCGAGCAGTCGGCTACGTACTGCGCCAGCCTCGCCTAGCGGTAGCTGTTGGTTTCGAGACCACGATGGCCTATATATGCTATATATGAGCGCTAAGAGCGCGCAGGCATGCGGCATTGCCACTCGCGGCCTTATCGCCGTGTCGGCCTGTACCTTATCTCTCGATCGATGGCGACCAGGACTACGCTTTCGCTTTGGGTACCGCGTGCGCTGACCGGCACTACGATACGTCCGCGAGCGGCACTGCCACATGCACTACCCTGGCGCTCGTAGACAACGTATCCCGAACCCAGCAACCACTGCTAAGCGACATCGGCGCAGCACGCAGCTCGACCACTCTGTACAAGTGTGATTCGCAGTGTGCGTCTTGCACTTTATCATTAATATCGTGCGAGTATCGAGCACTCGCCGTGTCAGCGCCTTTCAACGGCAAGAAGCAGCGAGATCGAGTTGCATGCATTAAATTGGAACACTCGCGCATTTCACATGTTTCTGAACAGGGAGTTCTCGATGGCAAGCTCCGTAAACTTTGAGCGTGGCACTCACCCCTCCGGAATCACGACGCTGCCTTTTCCTAGAAGTTCTTCGTCCATGCCGCTGTCGCCGAGCGCTATGCCAAAGTCCTGGCCGTTGGGCAGGAGTATCAGGCCCAGCAGCATGCCCAGCGAGAGGAGCACGATGAAAGGCCGCCGCCGGCCGAAGCGGGACGCGCAGGTGTCGCTCATTGAGCCCAGCAGCGGCGTGATGAAGAAGCCCAGCGCTGGGCTGAGGCACATGGTGAGCGCCACGAACGAGATGGGTATCCCGAGGCCCAACAGTATGGGGCCGATGAAGGCCGTCTCGGCGGCGTAGCACAGCTCGATACCGCACACGGCTCCGCTGAGCATCACCAGCTCCCAGGTCCTCTTCTTGCGGAAGATGTGCGCGTACTTTCGCGGGATGTCGCGTACTCCAAGAGGGCATTGTATGTCGCTGGAGCCCATGGTTGCTTCACGTAGTCGGTCTCGTCGGGCCTTCTTCAGAACGGCGTCATCGTGCTACGGCCTGAAAGGCAAGGCATCAGGTACAGCAGTCTCTTTGTGCTTCACGTTTGCTCACGCAGTTAACCGGGAATGTATTCGCTGTTCCGTGTTCACAAAGCGCGATCCAGGGGCACTGACTGCTTGCGGTTTCCGCGAACCCGCCGTCGGTGTCTCTTCGTACCTCACCAGTGGTTAGAACAGCAGACTCGTGAAACCATGCTGTGTAGCGCACAATCTTTTAGCATAGAATGTGATCACTATTGGCGTGACTGCGCAGGTTGTGAAACGTGGGCTGATGCGGTTCACGCAGGCAGGCCTTTGAGCTTATCACGTTTTGGTATTGCTCCGCGAATGGCCCGTAAATAACGTGTGTTCACTAAGGTATCGCGACATTTAAGCAATTGCTCTAACGAGGCTTGAGTGGTTATCTGGCAAAGCGTAAAGCTGCATTACTTACAAGTGGTTTGAACATATATGCACTGAGGTGTTACGAAGGGCACCAATGACGGCAGCTGCGGACACATCCAAGTGAGCAAAAAGTATAAATGATGTCGCCCTAAAATGCGCAGCAAGCTCCAGCCCCTATCACTTtcttttcctgtttctttttttttttttgcttaatcgCTTCCCTGAAAGAACTACGTGACTGTTGCAATATAGCAATCACACAAAGCTGCTGCCTCTTTGCAGCTGTACAGAGCGGAAAGTGACAACAAAAATCTTTGTGCTATTTTGGACAAGTTGTTTTTTGACGCTGTTGGCTCTGTTAATCGAATAACAAAACGGAAACGTTTTTTTCTCCGTTGAAGTCTTTGAGAAATAAAATAATACGCTAATCTTTACTGTCCTCAAAGTATGCACTCTTGTATAGCTCGTATTCCTAGGCCAAACATATTGCTATAGTTGCGGTGGTTGTGGCGGATGAAACGTCATTAATAGGGCTCACTATTGCATCTGTGAGGGAAGTTGCTGTATATGAGCTCCGAACTTATTTGACAGCGAAAACAGGGCGGATTATGCTTCTTTAACTTTGAGAGCCTTATCAATAGTGTCAGTGCCAGACCTTGAACAGATCTCCAGACAGCTCCAGGCGATTGCCGCAGACATAAAAAGCATTAAAGAGGATCGACTAACATCAATTGAAACGAAACTGGAAAACATGGCTGCCCTTGACCAAAAAATGTTGGACTGCTTAAACCAGGTCACCAACCTGCAGAAGGTTGTTTCCTCGCTTGAACTAAAACTGGATGATTTGGAAAATCGCTCGAGACGGTGTAATCTTTTAGTTTATGGAATTCCAGAAGTTGAAGAAGAAGACAACGAATCCCTTGAACAAACTTTTAATGAAAGCATTGCCAAGAACATTCTTCAAATTCAACCTGTCGCCATTGAACGCATTCATAGGTTAGGAAAACCTTCACGCGAGAAAACCAGGCCTGTAATACTTAAACTTCTTGACTTCCGTGAAAAGACTCTTGTGCTAAAAAACTGTCGCAAACTTAAAAATACTGAATACGCGATCAGTGAAGATTTCTCTGTCCGAGTACGCGACATAAGGAAAAAACTGTGGGTTAGTGTAAAATCAATGAAAGATTCCGGTGCAAAGGTGGCGCTCGTTTACGATAAAGTCCGAATCAATGGAGAATTGTTCCAGTGGGATGAAGAAAAGAACTGCCGGGTACCTGTAAAGGCACAGACAAATGCGAGTAAAGGCCAAAAAAACCAGGAAGGAATAGGACCACACCTACGCCCCCGACCGCCCCAAAAACGAAACAAATAACCTTTGCAAACGTAAATGCGCGTAGTATCTTGAATAAGCTTAACGCACTAGAGTCTCTTCTTATCAGCCTAGAGCCCGACTTTATGGCGattacagaaacgtggcttacagATGACATACAGGACAAAGAAATAGCCCCACCCGACTATGTGATTGTGCGCAAAGACAGATTAACGCGAGGAGGAGGAGTTgctttactaataaataaaaaaattccttTCACTATCTTACCAGAAGTCGAAAATGCTGAAGCACTTTTTTGCAAACTTAGTTTTGGTGCAACGACTATCAGTGTCGGTTGTATATACCGTAGCCCTTCGACTGATGAACGCGTAATGACATCATTATATCAGTATATGGAACTTCATGTACCAAAATCCCGGCTGATCCTTCTCGGGGATTTCAACCTTCCTGATATCGACTGGCCAACCATGAGTTATCGCTCTCCTTGTTCAGAAATTGTTTTTGATATTATGCTTAGTTTTGACTTGTCACAAGTTGTCAACGAGCCCACACGTGTTCAAGGCAATGCATCCAACATTCTTGACCTCATCTTTCTGAGCAACCACTTTTCGATCAATAAAACTAACTTAGCAGTGCTAGATGGAATATCAGATCACAAATTAACATTATGCACTACTCCCATTCAGGCCGCAACAAATCTTTCTATTTCCCAAACTAGTTATCCAGACTTTATAAAAGCTGACGACTCAAGCATAGTTAATTACTTAGTTTTGGAGTATCAGTCATTTGAAGAACTCGCTAATTCTTCAGACACTGATATAGATGCATTATGGGAAAGATTTAAAGCCATTGTATCCCACTGCATCAATAACTATATTCCAATAAGAACCAAACAAACTAATAAAAATAACCCATGGATAACACGTGATGTCATTCATGCAAAGCGCAAAGTGAAGCGACTAAGACAATTGCTCAAAACAAAAAAAGGCCCTCAACATAAACGTAAACTCACGTGTGCTgtcaatgaaatgaaagcaaagatTAGTACAGCAAAAGCACATTTCTTTTCAGTTACGCTTCCTAACTTTTTAAAGCATTCCCCTGGAAAGTTTTGGAAGTATCTTAGCCCCCAAAAACAAAGCAACACTCTCAATTCTCAGGAACAAAATTTAAGTTTTGCAAATTCATTAAATACATTTTTCCAGTCTGTGTTCACTGCTGACGATGGTCGCATTCCGGAGGTGAATCACTACAACCAGAGACCACTAGGCATGCCAACGATAACTGAGTCAGGAGTCCTGAACTTATTACTATCAAtagacacaaaaaaaggaaacggcccggaCAATATTCCCAACACTTTTCTTCAAAGATATGCCGAAGTCAACGCGAAATATCTACATCTAATATTTAACAAATCCTTATCAACATGTAACCTTGCAAAGGAATGGAAAATAGCGAAAGTAATCCCCGTTCATAAAGCAGGAAGCAAAAGTGATGttggtaattacagaccaatatcgctAACGTCCACTGTAGGGAAATTATTAGAGCATATCATATTAAAGCATATCACGAACTATCTAGAGCAAGCAGAAATATTATCGCCTATCCAGCATGGCTTCCGGCGGGGACTTTCAACAATAACCCAATTACTTGAAGTAATGCATGACTTATCCCAAAGCATTGATAATCAAAAACAAGTTGACTTAATAGcattagatttttcaaaggcgtttGATAGAGTAACCCATCGAAAACTAATCAGCAAACTGAAAACAACTTTAGGCGATGGTTCTATTGTCAATTGGATTGAAGATTACCTAACCAACCGGTTTCAGTATGTTGTTGTTAACAATGAAATTTCTTCCATTGTACCAGTTacatcgggggtgcctcaagggtgtgtccttgctcccactttattccttatatttattaatgatttaccctcTAACATCCgcgttaaaatgaagctttttgccgacgactgcattctttataatGAAATTAACTCTATGAATGACCACGTTGATTTAAACAGCGCCCTTCACGATGTAGTGAAGTGGTGTAAAAAGTGGCAGATGGAGCTGAACATTAAAAAAACTGCCTTTTTATCTATAACCCGCAAAAAACATAGGTCAGACTTCGAATACACAATCAATAATATACCGCTCACCCGAGTTCATGAGCTTAAATATCTTGGCTTGATCATTTCACATGACCTAAGATGGGAATCTCATATTAACAGTATCATACCATCTGCTTTAAAACGGCTGTTCTTCCTCAGAAGAAGACTTCGAGCTGCGCCACCGGAAATTAAACTGCTATCATACAACGCATTTATTCGCCCAGTTCTCGAATATggtaacacaatttggtttccttatacacaacagcttattaacaaactagaaggagtgcagcgaaaggcaattagattcatctttaacaaatacaagaatagcgattCACCTACCCAACTGCTAAAAGAAGCCGGTATTCCTACTCTGCGAAACCGCGCCAAGCTAGCAAGACTAAAATTATTGTTCCAATTGATACACAATGCATTACGAATAAATACTTCGTTGTATATATCCCTAGCTGACACCAGACCTTCCCGCCATAAGCATTCATTAACACTTAAAGAAtatgcatttcgcactgactgttttagatattcgttctttcctcttgcaaTAAGAGAATGGAATAGCCTGGACCCCTTCATAACGACTAACACATCGTTGCCGAAATTTATAACCCTTGTAGAAGAGCTGTTGTGCAATAATTAGATTACGTTAGCCGGAAATAACACCACTCAAGTCATTGTATAAAATGAAATCTGTATGAGCATTGTATTTGCCTATGTAATTTCACCCCCTTTTGCCAAATGAAATGTACCCTTGTTTTATTTCCTACCATATGTGTAAATCTGCTTTGTGTCGATTGCAAATATTGTTGAAATCATGTAAACCTGTTTTTTTCGCTATTTGTGAGTGTATAATATATGCCCAACCTGTAAAAATCCCgctgggattgacagtatctgaaataaataaaataaataaatatttggcCCGGCAAACAGTGAAGGTACAGTATAAATTTACGTCACGTCGCCCTACTCACGATGATGACTTCGTTGGGAGCAGAGTTATGAATACTGAAACTAAAAATTCGCCAGGAACTTTGTTAAAATTTCCAATACGTCCTGCCAAACCTAGTCAAGAATGTGGGCTAAAAAATGAGAGAATAAGCAATGATAACAATCGAGCTGTAACGAAGTATCGCGACAAGCCAGAAATATCTCGCGCGTAAGGTTGAACAAATAGGCCAACGACAAGAAAACACATTGTGAAGCTGAACGCGTACTAGTTTGACAGAACTGTGTTTGCACCAGAACACATCCCTTACGACCTGTTGAAGGCAGGTGTCCATAGTGTCTGCCTATGGGAAGTGCCACGAACTGTGCCGCGTATTGAAGACAGTGCATCATAACGAATATGCGTACAGGTTATCTCACGTGATGCTATAGTATAGGGCCAAGTGGGACATCTTAGCTGATAACAAGGTCGCTGTGCAAAAGTCAGCTGCATATCTTGTGTAGATGGATAATTAGCTTTTAATTACCTTACCAGCAAAAAATCGGCTGAATGCAGGGATTCCCGAGGCTGTGAACTCAGTTCGACAGCAAGTGGCACATTCTAAATCTAACTGATGCAGTTTACCGCACTGCGATATATGTTTTCgatgcagagttacggatttgtaaagttcgtgcttcaagtgtctttttcttttttttttttttttacagcggagctgtatatggctagggtgcCACAGAGTTTTCGTGTCTGCACACAAAAAATTATCACCATTAATGGTTCAGACGCCCGTAAgcactcatacccccgtaagcgagcaaaaatgcaatggctcatagcccggTACGGCTGTGGTTACAAGCACTCAGCGAAATTAAGCGAGCAGTGCTTACATTATTTCTAGTCACGCAtagaacatacagaacagcatttcggaaactgtcatcatcaatgtttcataccaccgtaagcaatggctcatacccccgtatacaagcaaacatgcaatggCTCATGGCCCCGTAAAGTTCATGGCCACTCATTCTGAagcttaaattaccagcgaacttTCCACGGcatgacgcaacactgctgtgtcggctgtgggtaggagtagcattcaccaactcctacagctatcgtattggaatggcggattcaccaatgtgcgctaagtgcaaatgtgaagtcatcttctgtgccactgttctcgcttcgataatcaacgtgaggctctccagtgtgccttgaatagactggatgataggccatttacggaagcgaagatcttgggagcctggcctcacagttcattagcccagaaagcagttagAGCGCTTTTTCACtccctgaaggcaacagacttgagtgcccgactatagacatcctacacctaagttctctctctctttcactccccattcccctccccacgtgtagggtagcaaaccggactcagtctggttaacctccctgcctttccttcttcccttttctctctctctctctctcattctgtTTGGGTTAGTTACGATGGCACTGTCCCTGTGATTTAAATGTGTATGTGTCGGGACCCAAAAGGGTGTGGCTTACGcatttcgtgttgcagacatatcgcttgcgatgTCACACCATTCCGGCCCAATCGACCACCCAGCggtgtacgtgcatcgatttgacgttATCAAAGAATGCGTTTGCACTTGCGAGTGTGCCGATGAGTGTATATCGCAGCGACCGCAAAGCCATGGTGACCGTCGTTACAAAGTCACAAATATTGATGCAATAGAGTCTTTACCGCAAGTTTTCTTACCAGgatgtttacagctccgctgctcatccaccttcgcagggcgGAATTGCCTTGAATGTTTTTTAAACTTACGGGTTTTTGGAGAATCATTCTAAAAGATTCAAAGCTGTAAATCATAATTCTGCTTTCTGGAGTCACTTTAATTTTATTTGCTCTCTCAAAGGCCGCAACTGTCATTCAAACTGATAGAGACTGGTTGTCtcatgaaattgttttttttttttctcaacccgccgtggttgctcagtggctatggtgttgggctgctgagcacgaggtcgcgggatcgaatcctggccatggcggccgcatttcgatggaggcgaaatgcgagaacacccgtgtacttagatttaggtgcacgttaaagatccccaggtggtcgaaatttccggagtcctccactacggcgtgcctcataatcagaaagtggttttggcacgtaaaaagcccataatttaaaatTGTTTCTGCTCATTCACGCATGCGCATTCAGGCACGCATGCATCTGCACTGTATTCCATCGGCCTTGcatatgcgcgcgcgcgcatgcgtgtgtgtttgtgtgtgcgtgcgcgcgcgcgcgtgtgtgtgtgtgtgcagatgAAAATCGGAGTTAGGGTCGAGCTaaagttttcttttaatttcgaCGAACACGGGTTCGCCCTCGGTTCCAGATATGTAGCGCTCATGCGCATTTATGCGCACATTCGTGTGCAGTGTATTCCGTCAGCCTTGCATATTTcttcgtttgtgtgtgtgtgcgtgtgtgttggcGCGTGCGTGTGTTTCATTTCGAAAAAGGCACTCGCAGTGCGTTGAAAGATCAATCATCTCGTGTTTTACGCAGTTGTAAACGTCATTCTTATGGCTTAAGAGGAGGGGTTTGCTAACCCAATAGGAAGAAACAAAGCATTAACCCTTTAGGAGGACTTTCTAGCAAAGCGAACACTGTTGATGGACAACGCAGTCGATAAGATGCACGAAAGTAGTTAGCAGTGGCGCTTCTAAGGATGATGGACGAAGTACACGTTGCCAGTGAGCACAGCGGCGTTGAGGATGATGAATGAGATAAAGTAGAGCAGCAAGTCGGCTGCGCCGAAACTGCTCTTGAGTTAAACATGCAGAATTGAACCCCGGTCCCTTCTTTTATCCCCCACACCTACACCGAAGAGCAGTTTGAGCACCTTGATACTGGGAGGACAGCACACGCCGTGTATTAGGGAAAGCCGATAGTTCCTTGAGAGGCAGTTTGTTCATTCATGAGCTTCAAGATTGATACACTTCCGTGCCCTTTCCCATCGAGCCCTGCGGTATCATAGAGCAGTAGATAtgcagctgttgctttttatttttttccttgattATTTGCTCAGCGTATGGTTTCGATAAGATATGTTCACGTCATACATGTGCAAAATTTGGAACTGTCTGTAAACATGACAGTCGACTTGGACGAGGGTTCCAAGTGCAACTGAGCCATGCAGTACGCTTTTACAATCCTATAGTGTTGCGGTCCGTATCTGTAGCCAGtgtacataatgtaaaataaaccttctTTCCTTCATTCGTACTACCGGACGTACTAAtcaatgggcttggtggattcatGGCCCAAACGCCACCTTGAGGCGCAACACTAGTTATTATGGTCACTATTTTATTGCTCAAAATTAGGTTTGCCTTGTCTTCCCGTCAATACGTCCATTTGGTTACCCTGACGACTACCCGTTGTGGTCATCGACGACAAATAACGACAATTTTTGTCGTCTTCAGGCCACCTCGTCATCCCCAGCTTCGCCATTGCCCCCAGCGTGAAGAAAAATACTTCTTCACAACCGCCTCCAGTGGAATGTGAGCCCATGCCAGTGACGTAATGCGCATTTGGGAGTCGAGCGTGATATAACCACTGAGCTATCGCCAAGGATAGTGCTGTGAAATTAGTGCAAGGTTCTGTGCTTCATTCAGAACCCGAGAGCAGTTGTATCCGTGCATCTATTTCGGATGCATGAACCAGCGTTTCTGTGTAGTGAAGGAGGATTACATTAGGTGTATCGCATATAAATTGTTCTTGACATGATGGCGGCATGTGTGCGTGCAATTATTCATTGTGAATGCTCGTGAAAGCAACCTCAGTGGCAGAAAGGAGGCGTACATGGTGATACGCTTCAGACATGGCACATATTCGCAATAGAGTATGCGCTGAGAGTAAAGTTGTTGAGAAAAAACGACGTGGAAAGCATCCACAATGACAATGCCAACAGCGAAGTCGCCGCGACAACGCCACGTAGTTTACATGGTTGCTCACAATATTTAAACGCTCCATGTGCCCTACGTAGTACTACTGCAAATGCATAGACTTAAAACGTTCGAATCTCTTAGGTGGCACTGCGTCATTTCGCCCGTGACACCAGTTGTATTAGAAGTTTTGGTCTCAGAGTCTACTCGAGGCATCGCACCTCAAAACCATGAAGCTATGAAGCAACTGTCTCATTCCGTTAGGCCAAAGTATTGATTTACACAAAATATGAATTTGGATATTGGTGTAAGGAGCCTTCAGATTTCAAGGACATCTCATATGCCACATTGCAGTCACGTCGGGTGCGTAGGCCCGTGAACGTTGCCATATAGTGAATAATGGAAACAAAGAAATGCGGCTGATttgcacaaaacaaacaaaaatgaacaCTATGCATCAGCATTGCCTGAAAATATTTAAACAGTAAAATTTTGAACCGCCGCGAGTAAGAAATGATTAGCATGAGCCTTTGGGATAAGGAACTGCGCATGAAAGGTTCTAGAAAGTTACTCATTTTACTAAATAAATATAGCCTATACTTCGACaggcgtggccgggatttgatcgcgcgCCTTCGGACTTAGCAGTGCAACGTCATAGACATTACGCCACCACGATGGGTACGCCGTTTCTGATCGAGTTTGTGTGCTAACATAAACGCGGCGTTTGAGGTTCGTACGCGCGGCGGAATGAATCAGTATGAGTCTACATGCGGTGCCTGCAGTTCTTGCGCGCTGCAGTACTGTTTGCCGTTCCAACGGCTGGGCTGTTGTGCATTGAGCATCGTGATGCTGGCGCAGTGAGAGTCACGGGAACAAACTAGTATGCTTCGCGGAAACGAACTATTGGGATTCGCATTTGATGTTATTCCCTATTGTTTAGACCCCTTGACCATACAGGTCATCGAATTAAAACTACGCATAGACTGATCTTAGGATTTTCCACGCCTTCCTTATGATCTATATTATTTGTGTAGCAGCTATGCACAATTGGCACACTTCTGATAAAAATAAATTGAACACCCTCATTCGGAAAAGCATCAAAAGGGTACTCGGCATCCCCATGACCGCCAGTAAAGAACGCCTCTATCGACTGGGAGTACACAATAATTTGGAGGAGAATATCGAGGCGCAGGAATCGGCCCAACTGGCTCGGCTGCCCTGCTCTTCGGCAGGGAGAAGAATTCTGGCCATCCTGGGCCTTAATCCACTACTTGCTGTGGAGAGAAGGCATCGAATCACTGACGAGCAAAGAGAAACTATTTACGTTGCGCCAATGTACACACGCAGCACAACGGGGGAAGGCGCAGGACCAGGGCGATTGCGATCCTAAAGAAGACCAAGGATGAAATCCAATCGGCCTGCTTTGTGGATGCGGCTCAATATGGCCGCTCGTCTCACTTTGCCATAGTGACAATAGATCACAGATGTCATGCTGTTTCGGCTGCCTCGGTCGCTGGGACCACTTCTTCTAAAGTGGAGAAGGTTGCTGTCACTTTGGTTCTTTTGGACGACATCGGAACACACATCTACACAAGCTCTAGATCGGCAGTCAGGGCGTTCGCTTCGGGCTCCATCGCGAAAGAGGCCCATAGTATTCTCAGGAACAGGGAAATCACTCCACATACGATCACTTGGTTTCCAGCACACTTGGGCCTAAATCTAGACTCGCTCACCAACCTCAATGACATTGCCCACTCCCAGGCGCGCGTACTAACTCTCCGCGTGGGAGGAAAGAGCCTTGTC
Coding sequences within it:
- the LOC126531178 gene encoding membrane-associated transporter protein-like, whose protein sequence is MGSSDIQCPLGVRDIPRKYAHIFRKKRTWELVMLSGAVCGIELCYAAETAFIGPILLGLGIPISFVALTMCLSPALGFFITPLLGSMSDTCASRFGRRRPFIVLLSLGMLLGLILLPNGQDFGIALGDSGMDEELLGKGSVVIPEGNSTNVPSLPSNNSTAGNDPNHGWSTHGRGIAFTIAGFVFLDMCCDACQSPARSYVLDVTIVPDHARALSMFTVLSGLSGAVGYIMGGIDWESTAVGASLGGHVKTVFGIVGAFFVVCIVLTLTSFREMPLHVVRAATAAGYFDQDGSRGDYERFTNDEASGCEETESVELARRKANSPFKDGDKSAEEEASPTVKAYLLSIIYMPRSMMLLCITNLFCWMALVSYSLFLTDFVGAVVYGGDPVAHMGTESYRLYQSGVRLGCFGLAIDSVTCALYSLFIEKLVDRFGAKPIYVLGQAAYCVGVALLAIFRTKAAVLLVSPAAGLLYATQFTMPFILVAHYHSSKMVEAGADWSERGLGTDIALVSSMMFPAQLLLSLCAGPMVRLFGGTPTVIMYGAALVSACGALCATRVTYHKLR